A stretch of Faecalibacterium duncaniae DNA encodes these proteins:
- the miaA gene encoding tRNA (adenosine(37)-N6)-dimethylallyltransferase MiaA: MLAVVGPTASGKTALGVALAEQFGGEIISADSMQIYKGLDVGTAKVTPEETRGIPHHGVDILQPDEPFSVADFTALAGALEHEISGRGHLPILVGGTGLYVQSFLYGVRFAAEKTPDGLREQLAAELNEKGPEAMYAELQAVDPEAAAAIHPNNHVRVLRALEHYRATGKKLSEQKADSLPPEKPYRSLILGLDFPERAQLYRRIDLRVDLMMEQDLLNEAKRVWEHRDTYKTAAQAIGYKEFFPYFAGESALAPCVEKLKQASRNYAKRQLTWFRHMEGIHWLDASAPDVREQAARLTNEFLAKG; the protein is encoded by the coding sequence GTGCTGGCCGTGGTCGGCCCCACGGCTTCCGGCAAGACCGCGCTGGGTGTTGCACTGGCCGAGCAGTTCGGCGGTGAGATCATCAGCGCCGATTCGATGCAGATCTACAAAGGGCTTGATGTGGGCACCGCTAAGGTGACCCCCGAGGAGACTCGCGGCATTCCGCACCATGGGGTGGATATCCTGCAGCCCGATGAACCGTTCAGCGTGGCGGATTTCACCGCGCTGGCCGGAGCGCTGGAGCATGAGATCTCCGGCAGAGGACATTTGCCCATCCTTGTGGGCGGCACCGGGCTCTATGTCCAGAGCTTTTTGTATGGTGTCCGCTTTGCTGCTGAGAAAACGCCGGACGGTTTGCGGGAACAGCTGGCCGCGGAACTGAATGAAAAGGGTCCGGAAGCCATGTATGCGGAGCTGCAGGCGGTGGACCCCGAAGCGGCGGCGGCCATCCATCCGAACAACCATGTCCGGGTGCTGCGGGCGCTGGAACATTACCGCGCCACCGGGAAAAAGCTCAGTGAGCAGAAAGCAGACTCACTCCCGCCCGAAAAGCCCTACCGGTCTCTGATCCTTGGGCTGGATTTCCCGGAGCGCGCCCAGCTCTACCGCCGCATCGACCTGCGGGTGGATCTGATGATGGAGCAGGATCTGCTGAACGAGGCAAAACGTGTGTGGGAACACCGGGACACTTATAAGACGGCGGCCCAGGCCATCGGATACAAAGAATTCTTCCCCTACTTTGCGGGGGAGAGCGCGCTTGCCCCTTGTGTGGAGAAGCTGAAACAGGCTTCCCGCAACTATGCCAAGCGCCAGCTGACCTGGTTCCGCCACATGGAGGGTATCCACTGGCTGGATGCCTCGGCCCCGGATGTCCGGGAACAGGCCGCACGTCTCACAAATGAATTTTTAGCGAAAGGATGA
- the miaB gene encoding tRNA (N6-isopentenyl adenosine(37)-C2)-methylthiotransferase MiaB — MEYINFEHNETAAELVRAAYDTPPLAFVHSYGCQQNVNDGERIKGVLVDIGYGLCDKPEDADLILFNTCAVREHAEQRVFGNVGALKGLKEKKRGLMIGLCGCMANQKHVVEKLRKSYPYVDLVFGVDGIDTLPQLIAQKLQKHKRVLMEPAQRPVIVENIPIRRESEFRAWLPIMYGCDNFCTYCIVPYVRGREKSRKPGDILAEFRGLVEAGYKEITLLGQNVNSYGKGLEEQVDFADLLNLLCAVPGDYQIRFMTSHPKDASHKLIDTIAAQPHLCKHLHLPVQCGSDELLKKMNRHYTIGQYMELIEYARKKVPGITFSSDIIVGFPGETEEDFQDTLELVKKVGYMQLFTFIYSKRTGTKAAEMPDPTPRAEKTDRMTRLLKVQDEIAMDLVRQQVGQTVRVLVEGYGRSDGTLSGRLDNNLTVEFAADPALMGSYAQVHLTGARATVLLGELET, encoded by the coding sequence TTGGAATACATTAACTTTGAACACAACGAAACGGCTGCGGAGCTGGTGCGTGCGGCTTACGACACCCCGCCGCTGGCCTTTGTACACAGCTATGGCTGTCAGCAGAACGTCAACGATGGCGAGCGCATCAAGGGCGTGCTGGTGGATATCGGCTACGGCCTGTGCGATAAGCCCGAGGATGCAGACCTCATCCTCTTCAACACCTGCGCCGTGCGTGAGCACGCCGAGCAGCGCGTGTTCGGCAATGTGGGTGCACTGAAGGGCCTGAAGGAGAAAAAGCGCGGCCTGATGATCGGCCTGTGCGGCTGTATGGCCAACCAGAAACATGTGGTGGAAAAGCTGCGCAAGAGCTATCCCTATGTCGATCTGGTCTTTGGCGTGGATGGCATCGATACGCTGCCCCAGCTCATTGCTCAGAAGCTGCAGAAGCATAAGCGCGTGCTGATGGAGCCTGCCCAGCGCCCGGTCATCGTGGAGAACATCCCCATCCGGCGCGAGAGTGAGTTCCGCGCCTGGCTGCCTATCATGTACGGCTGCGACAATTTCTGCACCTACTGCATCGTACCCTATGTGCGGGGCCGTGAGAAGAGCCGCAAGCCCGGCGATATCCTGGCGGAGTTCCGGGGGCTGGTGGAAGCAGGATACAAGGAGATCACTCTGCTGGGCCAGAACGTGAACAGCTACGGAAAGGGCCTGGAGGAACAGGTGGACTTTGCTGATCTGCTCAATCTGCTCTGCGCTGTGCCCGGCGATTACCAGATCCGCTTTATGACCAGCCACCCGAAGGATGCCAGCCACAAGCTGATCGATACCATTGCGGCCCAGCCCCACCTGTGCAAGCACCTGCACCTGCCGGTGCAGTGCGGCTCGGATGAATTGCTGAAAAAGATGAACCGCCATTACACCATCGGGCAGTACATGGAGCTGATCGAGTACGCCCGCAAAAAGGTGCCCGGCATCACCTTCTCCAGCGATATCATCGTGGGCTTCCCCGGGGAAACGGAGGAGGATTTCCAGGACACGCTGGAACTGGTGAAGAAAGTCGGCTACATGCAGCTGTTCACCTTTATCTACTCCAAGCGCACCGGCACCAAGGCAGCGGAAATGCCCGACCCCACCCCCCGCGCGGAAAAAACTGACCGGATGACCCGCCTGCTCAAGGTGCAGGACGAGATCGCAATGGATCTGGTCCGGCAGCAGGTGGGCCAGACTGTCCGGGTGCTGGTGGAAGGCTATGGCCGCAGCGACGGAACCCTCTCCGGCCGGTTGGACAACAACCTGACCGTGGAGTTTGCCGCTGACCCCGCCCTGATGGGCAGCTACGCACAGGTGCACCTGACCGGTGCCCGCGCCACTGTCCTGCTGGGCGAACTGGAAACGTGA
- the mutS gene encoding DNA mismatch repair protein MutS, translated as MAELSPMMQQYMDIKKQYKDEILFYRIGDFYEMFFDDALTASRELDLTLTGKQCGMEERAPMCGVPFHSYEGYVARLIAKGYKVAICEQMEDPSKAKGLVKRDIIRVVTPGTVIESSMLQDDKNNYIASIFLKGNAAGICFADVSTGTAHITELKREKIVPAVIAELCRYHPSEVLMNPGMLDCRELTGYIKKNMTCSVELVEEERYAPGLVAISLENQFGRNWDETTSIDKKGLVRFAMAALLEYLHTTQIKGVERLKTVISYNEAQYMQLSPVTRANLELTETLRGREKRGTLLWVLDKTSTAMGKRLLRTWIEQPLLSSDAINHRLDAVESLVNQTVQRGDLIEELHYIADLERMMTRTVYGSATPKEIYAMAQTCERLPSLRQQAESCGCAELSEIVSRIDPLSDIKDKIYAAVDPDAPSTLKDGGVIAKGYHPEVDELRSIRDNTKGVLAQLETRLRQETGIPKLKIGYNHVFGYFIEVSNSYKAQVPESYIRKQTLTTGERYITQELKELENKILGAHERLIALEHRLFNELLESIGAQLDRIQRTANAVAELDVLAALAQVAAENNYCRPAVDESDQLTIVEGRHPVVEQMLKGSLFVPNDTTLNCGEDRCLIITGPNMAGKSTYMRQNALIALMAQIGSFVPARECHVGVVDAIFTRIGASDDLSAGQSTFMVEMTEVAEILKNATSRSLVVLDEIGRGTSTFDGMSIARAVVEHISDPAKGLGCKTLFATHYHELTDLEGTISGVKNYNIAVKKRGEDITFLRRIVRGPADDSYGIEVAKLAGLPGTVTRRAHEVLRALEATAPKNKVEQMDFDALQEYNSPAVPSEVLEKLDALDVETLTPIEALNFLYELKKTLKGSLNG; from the coding sequence ATGGCAGAACTGTCGCCCATGATGCAGCAGTATATGGACATCAAGAAGCAGTATAAGGACGAGATCCTGTTTTACCGCATCGGCGACTTTTACGAGATGTTCTTTGACGATGCGCTGACCGCCTCCCGGGAGCTGGACCTGACCCTGACGGGCAAGCAGTGCGGCATGGAAGAGCGTGCCCCCATGTGCGGCGTGCCCTTCCACAGCTACGAGGGCTATGTGGCCCGCCTGATCGCCAAGGGATACAAGGTGGCGATCTGTGAGCAGATGGAGGACCCGTCCAAGGCAAAGGGACTGGTCAAGCGCGATATCATCCGGGTGGTCACGCCGGGCACTGTCATCGAGAGCAGTATGCTGCAGGATGACAAAAACAACTACATTGCAAGCATTTTTCTGAAAGGAAATGCGGCGGGCATCTGTTTTGCCGATGTTTCCACCGGCACGGCCCACATCACCGAGCTGAAACGGGAGAAGATCGTGCCTGCCGTGATCGCGGAGCTCTGCCGCTACCATCCCAGCGAGGTGCTGATGAATCCCGGAATGCTGGACTGCCGTGAGCTGACCGGCTATATCAAAAAGAATATGACCTGCTCTGTGGAGCTGGTGGAAGAGGAACGCTACGCCCCGGGTCTGGTGGCCATCTCGCTGGAAAACCAGTTTGGCCGCAATTGGGATGAGACGACCTCTATTGATAAAAAAGGTCTGGTGCGGTTTGCCATGGCCGCACTTCTGGAATACCTGCACACCACCCAGATCAAAGGTGTGGAGCGCCTGAAGACCGTCATCAGCTACAACGAAGCCCAGTATATGCAGCTTTCGCCTGTGACGCGGGCCAACCTTGAACTCACCGAGACCCTGCGGGGCCGCGAGAAGCGGGGAACCCTGCTCTGGGTGCTGGACAAGACCAGCACTGCCATGGGCAAGCGGCTGCTCCGCACCTGGATTGAGCAGCCGCTGCTTTCCAGCGATGCCATCAACCACCGTCTGGATGCTGTGGAAAGCCTGGTCAATCAGACCGTACAGCGCGGCGATCTGATCGAAGAACTGCATTACATCGCTGATCTGGAGCGTATGATGACCCGCACGGTCTACGGCTCGGCCACGCCCAAAGAGATCTATGCCATGGCACAGACCTGTGAGCGCCTGCCCAGCCTGCGCCAGCAGGCTGAAAGCTGCGGCTGCGCCGAACTCAGCGAGATCGTCTCCAGGATCGACCCGCTGAGCGATATCAAGGACAAGATCTATGCCGCTGTGGACCCTGACGCACCCTCTACCCTGAAGGATGGTGGCGTCATTGCCAAGGGCTACCACCCTGAGGTGGACGAGCTGCGTTCCATCCGCGATAACACCAAGGGCGTGCTGGCTCAGCTCGAGACCCGCCTGCGGCAGGAGACCGGCATCCCCAAGCTGAAGATCGGCTATAACCATGTGTTTGGCTATTTCATCGAGGTCAGCAACTCTTATAAGGCACAGGTGCCGGAGAGCTACATCCGCAAGCAGACCCTGACCACCGGCGAACGCTACATCACACAGGAGCTCAAGGAGCTGGAAAATAAGATCCTGGGTGCTCACGAGCGGCTGATCGCTCTGGAACACCGGCTGTTCAATGAGCTGCTGGAAAGCATTGGTGCCCAGCTCGACCGCATCCAGCGTACGGCCAACGCCGTAGCAGAGCTGGACGTGCTGGCCGCTCTGGCTCAGGTGGCAGCAGAAAACAACTACTGCCGCCCCGCTGTGGATGAGAGCGACCAGCTGACCATCGTGGAGGGCCGCCACCCTGTGGTGGAGCAGATGCTCAAGGGCAGTCTGTTCGTACCCAACGATACCACCCTGAACTGCGGCGAAGATCGCTGCCTCATCATCACCGGCCCTAACATGGCGGGCAAATCGACCTATATGCGCCAGAATGCGCTGATTGCCCTGATGGCACAGATCGGTTCCTTTGTTCCGGCCAGAGAGTGCCATGTGGGTGTAGTGGATGCCATCTTTACCCGCATCGGTGCGTCGGATGACCTTTCGGCAGGTCAGTCCACCTTTATGGTGGAGATGACCGAGGTGGCAGAGATCCTGAAGAACGCTACCTCCCGCAGTCTGGTGGTGCTGGATGAGATCGGGCGCGGCACGTCCACCTTTGACGGCATGAGCATTGCCCGCGCCGTGGTGGAGCACATCAGCGACCCTGCCAAGGGACTGGGCTGCAAAACCCTCTTTGCCACCCATTACCACGAGTTGACGGACCTTGAGGGCACCATCAGCGGCGTGAAAAATTACAACATTGCGGTGAAAAAGCGGGGTGAGGACATCACCTTCCTGCGCCGCATCGTCCGCGGCCCTGCCGATGACAGCTATGGCATCGAGGTGGCAAAGCTGGCCGGTCTGCCCGGCACCGTGACCCGCCGCGCCCACGAGGTGCTGCGCGCACTGGAAGCCACTGCCCCCAAGAACAAGGTGGAGCAGATGGACTTTGATGCGCTGCAGGAGTATAATTCTCCCGCAGTGCCCAGCGAGGTGCTGGAAAAACTGGATGCGCTGGATGTGGAAACGCTGACCCCCATTGAAGCGCTGAATTTCCTGTACGAGCTGAAAAAGACCTTGAAGGGCAGCCTGAACGGCTGA
- a CDS encoding YlbF family regulator, which produces MDCIDLFKRAAMALQTDPRYLALDQARKANDKDEELQNLIGEFNLARMDLNNEISKSERSDERIAELNTKVNDLYGKIMADEGMTAYNEAKRDCENLVNYIDAIINTAMNGGDPMTVQEPSESCTGSCSTCGGCH; this is translated from the coding sequence ATGGATTGCATCGATCTGTTCAAGCGCGCCGCCATGGCACTGCAGACTGACCCCCGTTACCTGGCTTTGGATCAGGCCCGCAAGGCAAACGACAAGGATGAGGAGCTGCAGAATCTCATCGGGGAGTTCAATCTGGCCCGCATGGATCTGAACAACGAGATCAGCAAGAGCGAGCGCAGTGATGAGCGCATCGCCGAGCTGAACACCAAGGTCAACGACCTGTACGGCAAGATCATGGCTGACGAGGGTATGACTGCTTACAACGAGGCAAAGCGCGACTGCGAGAACCTGGTCAACTACATTGATGCCATCATCAACACCGCAATGAACGGCGGCGACCCCATGACCGTGCAGGAGCCCAGTGAATCCTGCACCGGCAGCTGCTCCACCTGCGGAGGCTGCCACTAA
- a CDS encoding HlyD family efflux transporter periplasmic adaptor subunit produces MQEENREGISGALKTLAAVVIVFLLLAALYVGYQAMQVLFPPNTYETALLATVEDTVDAEGVLLFEESYVAGGGTLGYLVADGERVSAGTAVAEIYSDAAQATLRQQLTQINDQIDLLQRSQNTTSVQLESLRKNRSAALYDLMNSLDAGDYEDTDAEKENYILAQNKLWVITGEVASFSDQITALTQQAATVQSQLGNPSQITAPQTGYFIRSSSSGRLNAGSADILALDAANLKAYVESSPEIALDGCAGKIVSGFTWYYAGVCSAKQAEKLLGRDGKPLTKSVEIRFPGQVETPLKAKVSEVNIDAENDIARFVLSCEIINGDVLRLNCADAQIIVGRNTGLRVPAAAVHYLKEDGSEAEGQGENYIPGVYVKYGNLARFCRIDPVDDAHPQITDGNDLIVLPSGTAGSVSQVRLYDEIIVSGQNLYDGKLL; encoded by the coding sequence ATGCAGGAAGAGAACCGCGAGGGCATCTCTGGCGCACTGAAAACGCTGGCCGCTGTCGTTATCGTGTTTTTGCTGCTGGCGGCATTGTATGTGGGCTATCAGGCAATGCAGGTGCTGTTTCCGCCCAATACCTACGAGACCGCCCTGCTGGCTACGGTGGAGGACACCGTGGATGCCGAGGGCGTGCTCCTGTTCGAGGAAAGCTACGTTGCGGGCGGCGGCACGCTGGGGTATCTGGTGGCAGACGGCGAACGTGTTTCGGCAGGCACAGCGGTGGCTGAGATCTACAGCGATGCAGCACAGGCCACCCTGCGCCAGCAGCTGACCCAGATCAATGACCAGATCGACCTGCTGCAGCGCTCCCAGAACACCACTTCGGTGCAGCTGGAATCCCTGCGCAAGAACCGTTCCGCTGCTCTGTACGACCTGATGAATTCGCTGGATGCAGGGGACTACGAGGATACCGATGCGGAGAAGGAAAACTACATTCTGGCCCAGAACAAACTCTGGGTCATCACCGGCGAGGTGGCCAGCTTTTCCGACCAGATCACCGCGCTGACCCAGCAGGCCGCCACGGTGCAGTCCCAGCTGGGCAATCCGTCCCAGATCACGGCCCCGCAGACGGGCTATTTCATCCGCAGCTCCAGCTCCGGGCGGCTGAACGCAGGTTCTGCCGATATCCTTGCCCTGGATGCAGCCAACCTGAAAGCCTACGTTGAGTCCTCCCCGGAGATCGCGCTGGACGGCTGCGCAGGCAAGATCGTTTCGGGCTTTACCTGGTACTATGCCGGGGTGTGCTCGGCCAAACAGGCGGAAAAGCTGCTGGGCAGGGACGGCAAACCCTTGACCAAGAGCGTTGAGATCCGCTTTCCCGGTCAGGTGGAGACGCCCCTCAAGGCAAAGGTCAGCGAGGTGAACATTGATGCGGAAAACGACATTGCACGTTTCGTTCTCTCCTGCGAGATCATCAACGGCGATGTGCTCCGGCTGAACTGTGCCGATGCCCAAATCATCGTGGGACGCAACACCGGCCTGCGGGTGCCTGCTGCTGCGGTGCACTACCTCAAGGAGGACGGCTCCGAGGCAGAGGGTCAGGGCGAGAACTACATCCCCGGCGTGTATGTGAAGTACGGCAACCTGGCCCGCTTCTGCCGCATCGACCCTGTGGACGATGCCCACCCGCAGATCACGGATGGCAATGACCTCATCGTTTTGCCCAGCGGAACGGCTGGTTCTGTTAGTCAGGTTCGGCTTTATGACGAGATTATTGTCTCCGGACAAAATTTGTATGATGGAAAACTTTTGTAG
- a CDS encoding Fur family transcriptional regulator, with protein MRYSKQRELVLRTVEQLCDHPTAEEIFDKAAPECPGLSLGTVYRNLNSLVEAGRVRRVSIPGRADRFDHTLCWHSHLYCTACGGVVDADVDEKQVMRLVRRQKDVVVQDCAVVLFGLCEACAKKQAEG; from the coding sequence ATGCGTTATTCCAAACAGCGGGAGCTGGTGCTGCGCACCGTGGAGCAACTTTGCGACCACCCCACCGCCGAAGAGATCTTTGATAAGGCGGCCCCGGAGTGCCCGGGCCTGAGCCTGGGCACCGTTTACCGCAACCTGAACAGTCTGGTGGAGGCAGGCAGGGTGCGCCGGGTGTCCATTCCGGGCAGGGCGGATCGTTTTGATCACACCCTGTGCTGGCATAGCCACCTCTACTGTACAGCCTGCGGTGGCGTAGTGGATGCCGATGTGGATGAGAAACAGGTGATGAGGCTGGTGCGCCGCCAGAAGGATGTTGTGGTGCAGGACTGCGCTGTGGTGCTGTTCGGCCTGTGTGAAGCATGCGCCAAAAAGCAGGCAGAAGGCTGA
- the mutL gene encoding DNA mismatch repair endonuclease MutL, producing MAVIHVLDKHTAELIAAGEVVERPASVVKELLENAIDAGASQITVTIESGGVKLIEISDNGSGIEAEYIPTAFIRHATSKIRTEDDLNHIHTLGFRGEALASIASVARVEVLTRTENDECASVYRIEGGEDYPLEPGARGVGTTIRVQDLFYNTPARMKFLKKDSSEGTFVADIVAHVALSHPEVSFKFVREGKLQYVTPGDGKLRSAAYAVLGREFSRDLMELDNQEGVYRVWGLITQPRSCRASRSMQYFYINGRYVRNRTMMAAMETAFKGTTMQGKFPGGILLLEMPADLVDVNVHPAKTEVRFARENDIFDLVYHAVKLALAQPGTGERRFAFEEDKKDEESNKSEINDNAAENDVKKNNFTGLSAIIPGQAEPGTLHEHTPQPQRSFRSFTPAPAAVPLSRPATASHPDILPVPGTSEEKPTEHSWTTVASGLPIRQDATLHSPAPAPTVSEPEAPAFAAALGEGALDIEPDSADLPEHQDHMAAWDPAPKEEMPAAPAPQQTSAAEDTPEQLGFDVQEGPAPLRYVGEIFKTYILAERGEEICIIDKHAAHERQLFEKLAANYGDVPAQLLLEPLVVELSAEEKTALLSNLELLESAGLEIDDFGGNSVFLRSVPADVEQGSAEDLLVELADKLSKGSRDALSEKTEWVLHSISCRAAIKAGDKTSPQELMALAEKILSGEVPPFCPHGRPCVLKLTRKELEKQFGRIV from the coding sequence ATGGCAGTCATCCATGTTCTGGACAAGCACACGGCAGAGCTCATTGCAGCCGGTGAGGTGGTGGAGCGGCCTGCTTCCGTGGTGAAGGAGCTGCTGGAAAACGCCATCGATGCCGGGGCAAGCCAGATCACCGTGACCATTGAATCAGGCGGCGTGAAGCTGATCGAGATCAGCGACAACGGTTCGGGCATTGAAGCAGAGTATATCCCCACGGCATTCATCCGCCACGCCACCAGTAAGATCCGGACGGAGGATGATCTGAACCATATCCACACCCTGGGCTTCCGTGGAGAAGCGCTGGCTTCCATTGCCAGCGTGGCGCGGGTAGAAGTACTGACCCGTACTGAGAACGACGAGTGCGCCTCCGTCTACCGCATCGAGGGCGGCGAGGATTATCCGCTGGAGCCCGGTGCACGCGGCGTGGGCACTACCATCCGGGTGCAGGATCTGTTCTACAACACCCCGGCCCGGATGAAGTTCCTCAAAAAGGATTCCAGTGAGGGTACCTTTGTGGCGGATATTGTGGCCCATGTGGCCCTGAGCCACCCCGAGGTCAGCTTCAAGTTTGTCCGGGAGGGTAAGCTGCAGTATGTCACCCCCGGTGACGGCAAGCTGCGCAGTGCCGCCTACGCGGTGCTGGGCCGGGAATTCAGCCGTGACCTCATGGAGCTGGACAATCAGGAGGGGGTCTACCGGGTGTGGGGCCTCATCACCCAGCCCAGGAGCTGCCGCGCCAGCCGCAGTATGCAGTATTTCTATATCAATGGGCGCTATGTCCGCAACCGCACCATGATGGCAGCCATGGAAACAGCGTTCAAAGGCACCACGATGCAGGGCAAGTTCCCTGGAGGAATCTTGCTTCTGGAAATGCCCGCTGACCTTGTGGATGTCAATGTCCACCCGGCCAAGACTGAGGTACGCTTTGCCCGGGAAAACGATATCTTTGACCTCGTTTATCACGCTGTCAAGCTGGCACTGGCCCAACCGGGCACCGGAGAGCGGCGTTTCGCCTTTGAAGAGGATAAAAAAGATGAAGAATCCAACAAATCGGAAATAAATGATAACGCGGCAGAAAATGATGTAAAGAAGAATAACTTTACAGGGCTTTCTGCCATCATTCCGGGCCAGGCTGAGCCGGGAACGCTCCATGAGCATACCCCTCAGCCCCAGCGGAGCTTCCGGAGCTTCACTCCGGCACCGGCAGCAGTACCGCTGTCCCGTCCGGCAACTGCAAGCCACCCGGATATCCTGCCTGTGCCGGGCACTTCCGAGGAAAAGCCGACAGAGCACAGCTGGACAACGGTTGCATCGGGCCTGCCCATCCGGCAGGATGCCACCCTGCACAGCCCGGCACCAGCTCCCACGGTGAGTGAGCCTGAAGCACCCGCCTTTGCCGCAGCGCTGGGGGAAGGTGCATTGGACATTGAACCGGACAGTGCAGATCTGCCCGAACATCAGGACCACATGGCGGCATGGGATCCTGCCCCCAAGGAGGAAATGCCTGCCGCCCCGGCTCCGCAGCAGACCTCTGCTGCAGAGGACACGCCGGAACAGCTGGGCTTTGACGTGCAGGAAGGCCCTGCCCCTCTGCGCTATGTGGGTGAGATCTTCAAGACCTACATCCTTGCCGAGCGCGGGGAGGAGATCTGCATCATTGATAAGCACGCTGCCCACGAGCGCCAGCTTTTCGAGAAGCTGGCGGCAAACTATGGGGATGTTCCGGCCCAGCTGCTGCTGGAGCCGCTGGTGGTGGAGCTGTCGGCGGAGGAAAAGACTGCCCTCCTCTCCAACCTTGAGCTGCTGGAAAGCGCAGGACTGGAGATCGATGACTTTGGCGGCAACAGCGTGTTCCTGCGCTCTGTGCCCGCGGATGTGGAACAGGGCAGCGCCGAGGATCTGCTGGTGGAGCTGGCGGATAAGCTCTCCAAAGGCAGCCGCGATGCCTTGAGCGAAAAGACCGAGTGGGTGCTCCATTCCATCTCCTGCCGCGCGGCCATTAAGGCGGGGGATAAGACCTCCCCGCAGGAGCTGATGGCATTGGCTGAAAAGATCCTCTCGGGCGAGGTGCCGCCCTTCTGCCCCCATGGTCGGCCTTGTGTTCTTAAATTGACCCGGAAGGAGCTGGAAAAACAGTTTGGACGGATCGTGTAA
- a CDS encoding replication-associated recombination protein A: MNEPLAQRMRPKTLAEVCGQQHLLAPGRVFRRTIESGRIPNMIFYGPSGTGKTTVARIIAENSGMTLHKLNGTSCGTGDIKAVLKDIGTLAGAGGILLYLDEIQYLNKKQQQSLLECIEDGTVTLIASTTENPYFYIYNALLSRCTVFEFKSLTAADVEQGLRNALKKLSESEGTPIRMEDDACAYLAESAGGDLRKALGCLDFAVTAAAPEPEGKHITLDMIQQVTRRTAMRYDRDGDDHYDIVSAYQKSMRGSDPDAALHYLARLLEAGDLPSACRRLMVCACEDVGLAYPQIIPIVKAAVDIANAVGLPEARLALADAVVLVATSPKSNSAHDAINAAIADVQAGRTGPIPRQLQNKHYDGEDALVKGQNYKYAHDYPNHWVEQQYLPDVLKNTKYYTFGENKNEQASRAYWARIKGEENV; encoded by the coding sequence ATGAATGAACCGCTGGCGCAGCGTATGCGCCCCAAAACGCTGGCCGAAGTCTGCGGCCAGCAGCATCTGCTGGCCCCGGGGCGGGTGTTCCGCCGCACCATCGAGAGCGGCCGCATCCCCAACATGATCTTTTACGGCCCGTCCGGCACTGGCAAGACCACCGTGGCCCGCATCATTGCCGAGAACAGCGGCATGACGCTGCACAAGCTCAACGGCACTTCCTGCGGCACGGGGGATATCAAGGCAGTGCTCAAGGATATCGGCACACTGGCCGGGGCGGGGGGCATCCTGCTGTACCTCGATGAGATCCAGTATCTGAACAAGAAGCAGCAGCAAAGCCTGCTGGAGTGCATTGAGGACGGAACTGTGACCTTGATCGCCTCCACCACTGAGAACCCATATTTTTACATTTATAATGCACTGCTTTCCCGCTGCACCGTGTTCGAGTTTAAATCGCTGACAGCTGCAGATGTGGAGCAGGGGCTGCGGAACGCCCTGAAAAAGCTTTCAGAGAGCGAGGGTACGCCCATCCGGATGGAGGACGATGCCTGTGCCTATCTTGCCGAGAGCGCGGGCGGCGATCTGCGCAAGGCACTGGGTTGCCTTGATTTTGCAGTGACGGCGGCGGCTCCCGAACCGGAGGGAAAACACATCACGCTGGACATGATCCAGCAGGTCACCCGCCGCACTGCCATGCGGTACGACCGGGACGGCGATGACCACTATGATATCGTGTCGGCTTACCAGAAATCCATGCGCGGCTCCGACCCGGATGCAGCGCTCCACTATCTGGCCCGGCTGCTGGAAGCCGGGGATCTGCCCTCTGCCTGCCGTCGGCTCATGGTGTGCGCCTGCGAGGATGTGGGCCTTGCCTACCCGCAGATCATCCCCATCGTCAAGGCGGCGGTGGATATCGCCAACGCGGTGGGCCTGCCCGAAGCGCGGCTGGCCCTGGCGGATGCAGTTGTGCTGGTGGCGACCAGCCCAAAATCCAACAGTGCCCATGATGCCATCAACGCCGCCATTGCGGATGTGCAGGCCGGGCGCACCGGGCCCATTCCCCGCCAGCTGCAGAACAAGCACTATGACGGCGAGGATGCGCTGGTAAAGGGCCAGAATTACAAGTATGCCCACGATTACCCCAACCACTGGGTCGAGCAGCAATATCTGCCGGATGTGCTCAAGAATACAAAATACTACACCTTTGGAGAAAACAAGAACGAGCAGGCCTCCCGCGCATATTGGGCGCGGATCAAGGGCGAAGAGAACGTATAA